GGCCGGCGTCATCCGCTCCTGGACCCCGCTGTCCACCTTCGCGCTGTAGATGCCCTGCCTGAACTGCGCATCGCTCATGCCCACCGCGGCGGCGACCAGGTTGCGGGTATTGACCTGGCTGGTGCCGCTGAACACGATGCCGTTCCGATTCACGACCATGACCGTGCCAGCCGCGTCGATCTGCCCCTGGATCTGGCTGGGGCGGGCCTTGGGATCGTTCACCCGATTCAACACCGCCCAGGACGCTTCCTGTTTGAAGGCCACCGTCGTCTGGCGGCCAACGTTGAAGGTCTCCCAGTTCAGGATGGCGCGCTCGCCGGTCTGTTCCACCGTGACGACGGTACGGCCATTCACCTGAGCCTGCGACTTGTCGGTCAGCGCCTTGGCGTTCTCCCAACCCGCCGTCAGCGGATTGCGGTCCACCTTCAGTCCGCCTTCCGCCATTCCGTCAGGCACCGCCGACGCACCGTTGAGCGCGGCCTGGCGCGCGGCGGCCTGGGCCGATTGCTGGGCCGCGATCATGGCGGCTGTGCGGTTCAGGTTGACCAGCGACCGTTGCAGCTGATCCTGCGAGCGCTGTTGCTCTCGTTGCGCGTTCGGTATTCCGGCAATGCCGCCGCCCGGCAGCCGGCCCGTGGCCGCCGCCTGCGCCTGGGTGGCGCGCTTGTCGGCGAACCAGCCGGGGCTGAAGGCCGGTCCCGCCGCCGCCGCCGATCCGGCCGTCATGGCCAGCGCCATCGCGTGCACGACCGGCGCAAGCCGGAACTTCGCCACGCCCTGCCCCTGGTTTTTTCCCTTTCGCCCTGCCGTCAAGCCCACGCGTCGATTCATGCCGTATCTCTAGTGTGAAATGCCGCCGCCCGTCGGGCGGCCTTGCCTAGTCCCATTCATAACGGCCGCGCGCATGCTGACGCCGCGCTGACCGCTACAGCTACTCGCATGATGTGTAATTCAGATGACAGCGCCGGGAAAAAAGGTGTGGAGTGCCGTAACAAGTTGCGGAGTGGCGTTCGCCCGGAACGCCCTTGCAAGGTCGATGAAAAAAGACGGCGCACCCCGCGATACTCGCGGAATGCGCCGTCCACACTGCTGCTATCGCGACTTGCCTACAGCTGCTGGAGCCCTCGCCCCATTAGCCGCGGCCAGCGTAGCTGCCGCAAACCGTCGTGTTGCCGATGTTCAGGTTCTTGGCATCGCCCGTCACGAAGGTGTTGAGGATCGCGTCGCGCGTATCCTGGCTCAGCGCGACCAGCAGGTGGTCGCCCGGCAGCAGGTTGCCGGCGTCGTAGTGCTTCGTCAGGAAGTCCTTGACGTCGTTGGCGACAGCAGCGCTGGTGTAGCACTGGCTCAGCACCAGGTTGGTGGGGCCGGCGATCGGATAACCCTTGGTCGGGTTGACCGACGCACGGATCCAGTTGAACGGGTTGCCGGCGTTGTTCACGTCGTTCCAGCCAGTCGCGGCCGGATTCGTGACGGTGGGAGCCGAGCCCGGCAGGCCGCCGGAACCCGAGTTCTGCAGCGCCAGGTTGACGTCGTCGGCGGTCGGGCTGTAGACGACATTGTCATTCGAGTTGCGCAGATTGGCCTGCTTCAGCGTGCCGGTGTAGGCCGGATCGGGGCTGAGGTAGGTGATGGCGGAAGTCTGGCCGCCGATCACGGTCGCCACGCCGCCGCTGCCGTTGGCCGGCAGGAAGGTGGCGGGCGGGGTGTTCGACGGGAATTCCTGGGCGAAGGTGCTCTTGCCCGAGAAGGCCACGTTCGAATCGGCGCCGCACACGGCTTGCAGATGGCGGGTCAGCAGTTCGGTGGTGCCGCTGCTGTCGCTGCGGTACACGACCTTGAAGTCGTTCAGATTGGCGGGGACGGTCACGCCGACCTGGCTCCACTTGGTGAACTTGCCCGAGAAGATGCCGCAGACCTGGGCCTTGTTCAGCGTGATGACGCCCGTCGGACCCTTGTAGGAAACCGTCACCGGGGTGGCGACCGAGGGAATCTGGATCAGCGGACCGTGGCCCACCGGGTTGCCGATCTTGCCCAGGCCGGTCGTCAGGTAGTCGTTGATCTGCGTTTGCGTCAGGATGGAATCGCTGCCGATCCAGTGCACCACACCCGAGCTGCCGAAGCCGGTGGCGTTGTTCGTCAGGAAAGCGGTCTTGCCCGCGCCGCTGCCCACGCCCTTGTAAGGCTTGAAGCTCGCTTCGGGGAAGTTGGTGATTTCGTCGTTGTACAGCTTCTCGGGCAGCGTGGCGCCGCCGGAAACCACGACCTGCTGCGCCAGCGCGGCGCCCGACAGGGCCATCAGGCCGACCGCCGACAGAACGGCGACCAGGGAATTGCGGTTGAACATGTCTTGCTCCTTGCACTCGTTTCGGAGAGAACTGCCAGTGGAGAAAAGAACGGATGAATCCAAGAACGCACCCTGCGGCTACGGAGAGAAAAGCCTGCCTGACGCGTTGAAGTCATGATGCGCAAGCGAGGTGACAGGGCCGGGAAAAAAGGTGTGGAGTCGGGTAAGAATGTGGGGATAAGCCCGCCCTCACCCAACCATCTGATTGATCTCCATGATCGGCAGCATCACCGCCAGCACGATCACCAGCACCACCGCGCCCATGGTCAGGATCATGATCGGCTCCAGCAAGGCCGTCATCGCCATCGCCCGCCGCTCGATATCCGACGACAGCGTCTGCGCCGCCCGGTCCAGCATGCGCGACAGCGTGCCGGTCTTCTCGCCGCTGGACACCAGATGGCACAGCAGCGGCGGGAACACTTTCTGCTGCCGCAGCGCCGCGCCCAGGCCCGAACCGCCTTCGATGCGCGCAGTGGCGTCGAGCACGGCGCGGCGCAGGCATTCGTTGCCCAGCGTCTGGCGCGCCGCTTCCAGGCCGCGCAGCAGCGGCACGCCGGCGTCTGACAGGATGGCCAGCGTGGACGCGAAGCGCGCGGTGTTCACGCCCAGCGCGAAGCGCCCGATCATCGGCAGGCGCAGCACGCGCGCATGCCAGGCCAGCCGGGCGGCCTCGGCGCGCTGTGTCCAGCGCCAGAGGCCGAACAGCAGGACCAGGACCAGCGCGTTCAGCGCGCCCCATTGGCGCACGTATTCGCTGGCGGCCAGCATCGCCTGGGTGATGAAGGGCAGCTCCTGCCGCGCCTGCGAGAAGGCGCTGACCACCTGCGGCACCACGTAGGCCAGCAGGAAGATGACGATGCAGATCGAGACGCAGCCGACGATGGCCGGATAGATGAAGGCGGTCAGCACCTTGGAGCGCAGCGCGTTGCGTTCCTCGATGTAGTCGGCCAGCCGTTCCATGATGCGCGCCAGGTCGCCGGAGTCCTCGCCGGCCTTGATCAGCGCGCGATAGATGGGCGGAAAGTCGCGCGGGCGCGCGGACAGCGTATCGGAAAAGCGCTGGCCGCCGCGTACATCGGCGCGCACGGCGGTGAAGGTATCGGTGATGTGTTTTTTCTCGGCCTGTTCGACGGTGGCGGTCAGCGCGGCTTCCAGCGGCAGGCCGGCGGCCAGCAGGCTGGCGAGCTGGCGGGTGGCCCAGGCCAGGTCGCTGTCGGACAGCCTGGGGCCGAACAGCTCGATCTGGCCGCGCCTGGCGGCGGCCTCGCGCAGTTCCAGCGCGGTCAGGCCCTGCGCGCGCAGCTGGGCGCGCGCCGAGCGCGCCGAGTCGGCCACCAGCGTGCCGCGCTGGATGGCGCCCTGTGCGTCGGCGGCCTCGAAACGGAAATTCGCCATGGTCTCTCCCCTACCCGTCCCGCGTCACGCGGATGATTTCTTCGGGCGCGGTCTGGCCGTCGCGGACCCAGCGCTCGCCATCCTCGCGCATCACCTTCATGCCGGAGCGTTGCGCGGCCACGCGCAGCTGCTGTTCACCCGCGCCTTCGTGGATCAGGCGGCGCTGCTCATCGTCGATGACGTACAGCTCGTGGATGCCGGTGCGGCCGCGATAGCCGGTGTGGTTGCAGGCCGGACAGCCCACCGGCAGGAAATGGCCACCCTCGGGCGCGGGCCGCTTGCAATCCGGGCACAGTCGGCGCACCAGGCGCTGGGCCAGCACGCCCAGCAGCGACGAGGCCAGCAGGAAGGGCTCGACGCCCATGTCGGTCAGGCGGGTCAGCGCCGAGACCGAGTCGTTGGTATGCAGCGTGGCCAGCACCAGGTGGCCGGTGAGCGAAGCCTGCACCGCGATCTGGGCGGTCTCCAGGTCGCGGATCTCGCCGATCATGATGACGTCGGGGTCTTGCCGCAGGATGGCGCGCAGCGCCACGGCGAAGCTCATGTCGATCTTGGCGTTGACCTGGATCTGGCTGATGCCTGGCAGGTCGTATTCCACCGGATCCTCGACGGTCAGCACGTTGCTGGTGGCGGCGTCGATCTGGCCCAGCGCGGCGTACAGCGTGGTGGTCTTGCCGCTGCCGGTCGGGCCGGTCACGAGCACGATGCCGTGCGGCTGGTGCACCAGGCGGTCCAGTTCCGCCAGCACGCCGGGCGCCATGCCCAGGCGTTCGAGCTTGAGGCGCCCGGCTTCCTTGTCCAGCAGTCGCAGCACGGCGCGCTCACCATGCCCGGTCGGCACCGTGGACACGCGAATGTCGATGGGCCGGCCGCCCACGCGCAGCGCGATGCGGCCGTCCTGCGGCAGGCGTTTCTCGGCGATGTCCAGGTGGGCCATGATCTTGATGCGCGAGATCAGCGCCGAGTGCAGCGCCTTGCGCGGGCTGACCACGTCGCGCAGGCCGCCGTCGACGCGGTAGCGCACCACCGAATGCGTCTCGAATGGCTCGATGTGGATGTCGCTGGCGCCGTCGCGCGCGGCCTGGGTGAACAAGGCGTTGATCATGCGGATGACGGGCGCGTCGTCCTGGGCGTCGAGCAGGTCCGTGACTTCCGGCATCTCGTGCATCAACCGGTCCAGGTCAACCTCGTTCTCGGCCGCGCCGACCACGGCGGCGGCATCGCCGGCGTCGGCGTAGGCCGCCGTCAGCAGGGACTCCAGTTCGGCGTCGGCGGCCTGGCGCAGCGGCACCGGGCCATGGCGGCGGCGCACTTCGGTGATGGCCCAGGAAGGCGTCAGCGGGCTGACGACCAGTTCGTCGCCATCACCCGCGCGGCGCAGCAAGGCCCGCTGCGCGCGCGCCCAGGCATAGGGCAGGCGCGTCCCGGCGCCTGGCGCGGCTTCGCCGGCGGGCGCGCTCATAGGCCCAGCACCATCTCGGGCTGGTAGCCCAGCTCGCGCAGCAGCTGCAACGCGGTGTCCACCGAGCGCTGGTCGCGCGGCACGCTGGCGCGCACCACGTAACTCTGCCCGCCCGGTCCGGACAGGGTGTAGGCCTTCAGGCCGCTGACCTGCACGCGCCGGGAGACCGCCGTCGCCTCGGCTTCCGTGGCCACGTCGGCGAACTGCAGCACGGTGTTCCTGGCATCCGGCTGACCGTAAAGCGCGGCGGGATCGCTGGCGACGGTCAGGCCGGCCGGCAGGCGCGTGCGCACCTCGGTGCGCTCATCGGCCGGGCTCTTGACGGCGGCCAGCTGCCTCGGCTCGGTCGTGCCCTGCGTGGCGGGCGGCTCCCGGCGCAGGGTCTGCTCCAGCGAACCGGCGCGGAAGTCATAGGGCTGCCCCGCCACCGGCACGCCGGCCGGCGGCAGCACCGGCGCCCGCATGTCGGGCAGCAGCGGATGGTCCGCCGGCTGCACCTGGCTCTGCACGCGCCGCATGTAGTTGTAGCGGCTCTGGGTCAGCCCCATGCCGCCAGCCGAGTCGCGCACCACGTAGGGGCGCAGGAACACCATCAGGTTGGTCTTGCTGCGCCCGCGCGTGTCATAGCGGAACAGACTGCCCAGTACCGGGATGGAGCCCAGCACCGGCACCTGGTCCCGGCTGTTCGTGACGCTGTCTTCCAGCAGGCCGCCCAGCACCATGATCTGGCCGTCGTCCAACAGCACGCTGGTGTCCATGGCGCGCTTGTTGGTGACCAGCCCGGCCGCGACATCGGCCGTCCTGTCGATGCTGCTGACTTCCTGGTAGATGTCCAGCTTGACCGTGCCGCCCTCGGATATCTGCGGCCGGATGTTGAGCTTCAGGCCGATGTCCTCGCGCTGGATGGTCTGGAAGGGATTGCTGTTGGTGCTGCCGGGCGTGATGTACTGGCCGCTGACGAAGGGCACGGTCTTGCCCACCATGATGGAGGCCGGCTCGTTGTCCAGGGTCAGCAGGTTCGGCGTGGACAGCACGTTGCTGCCTCCCTTGGTCTGCATCGCGCGCGCCAGCACGCCCAGGTTGGCGACCTCGCCAACGCCGGGAATGTTGATGGTGCCCGAGATCACGCCGATGCTCAGGCCGCCCTTGGGCAAGGCCTGGATGGAATTCTTCCCGCCAGGCGTGAAGGTGTCCTTGCCGAAGTTCGCGCCGCCGAACACGCGGCCGCCGCCGGCCAGCCACTGAATGCCCAGCTCCGCGCCGTCGTTTTCCGTGATCTCCACGATCAGGCTTTCCACCAGCACCTGGGCGCGGCGCTGATCCAGCAGGTCGATCACCTTGCGCAGGCTGCGGTACATGGGCTCGGGCGCCGAAATGATCAGCGTGTTGGTGGTGGCGTCGGCGTTCACCGTGACGCCATTGGCCGAGAATGCGGAGCCGTCCTGCCCCTTGCGGCCGGTGGTGCCGGGTCCGAGCGCGTCCGTGCCCCGGCCGTTGTAGCCGCTACGGGCGCCGGCACCCGTGCCGTTGTTCTGCCCGGCGCCGGAAGCGCTGGCGCCAGACGTATTCGCCTGCTGGCCGTTGGCATTGCCCGAGCTGTTGCCCAGGCCGCCGCCGAAGGCCCCGCCCGGCCCCAGCGCGGCGCGCGCGGCGGCATCGCCGCCAGCGCCGCCGCCGTCGCTCTCTCCGGTCAGGACACCGCGCAGCACGCGGGCCAGATGCGTGGCCTGGGCGTTGCGCAGGTAGACCACATGCAGGTTGTCCGGGTCCGTCTGCGAGCTGTCCAGCTGGCGGATCAGGTCGCGCGCCAGCTTGGCGCGACCGGGGCTGCCAGAGCGCACGATGACGCTGTTGGCGCGCGGGTCGGCCACCACGACGACGCGCTGGCTCGGATCCTCGTTGCGCTGAGCGTCCAGCAATTCCGAGGCCATGCCTGCGATGTCCACGGCGATGCCCTGCCGCACCTTGACGACTTCGGTGACCAGCGACGAGGGATTGTCGATGCTGGCGATGATGCGGCCGATGCGGTCCAGGTTGTCGGCGTAGTCGGTGATGACCAGCGTGTTGTTGGCCGGATAGGCCGTGATGCTGTTGCTGGGCGCGATCATGGGGCGCAGCACCGGCACCAGCGCGGTCGCGTTCTCATAGCTCAGGCGGAAGGTCCGCGTGACCACGCCGCCGCCCGCCGGCGCGTCGGCGCTTTGCACCGGCCCGCCCTGCAGCTTGGCGTCGGCTTCCGGCATCACCCGGGTGCCGCCGGCCACGTCGACCGCCGCGTAGCCCTGCATGCGCAGCGCGCCCAGCAGCATGCCGTAGGCGGCGTCGGGCGCGACCGGCCCCTGCGACACCAGCGTCAGCGTGCCCTTGACGCGCGGGTCGACCAGGAACTGCTTGCCGGTGAATTTGGCCAGCACGCGCAGCACGGCGGGAATGTCGGCGTCGACGAAGTTCAGCAGCACGCCCTCCTGCGCGGCGGCGGCGGGTTTGCCCGGCGGGACGTTGGCCGCCGGAGTATCGCTGGTCTTCTGCCCGGCGTCGGCCTGCGCCGACAGCGGCGCGGCGCGCTTGTCGCCGCCCACGGCGCGCGATGCCTGCGCGGTGCGCAAGGGCTGCGCCCGCGCGGCCTCGGGCGCCGGCGTCGCCCTGGCCTGCGCGGTGGGCGCCAGCGTCATGGCCAGCGGTGGCAAGCCATCCAGCCCCGTCTGCGGCGCGTCGGCGCGTCGGCCGCCGTCCGGCGTCGAGCAACCGGCAAGCGCAGCCAGTACGGCCATGCTCACGACCTTGCGCCGGGCCGTCGTGCGGGCGGCTTGCGG
The Achromobacter sp. AONIH1 DNA segment above includes these coding regions:
- a CDS encoding substrate-binding domain-containing protein — protein: MFNRNSLVAVLSAVGLMALSGAALAQQVVVSGGATLPEKLYNDEITNFPEASFKPYKGVGSGAGKTAFLTNNATGFGSSGVVHWIGSDSILTQTQINDYLTTGLGKIGNPVGHGPLIQIPSVATPVTVSYKGPTGVITLNKAQVCGIFSGKFTKWSQVGVTVPANLNDFKVVYRSDSSGTTELLTRHLQAVCGADSNVAFSGKSTFAQEFPSNTPPATFLPANGSGGVATVIGGQTSAITYLSPDPAYTGTLKQANLRNSNDNVVYSPTADDVNLALQNSGSGGLPGSAPTVTNPAATGWNDVNNAGNPFNWIRASVNPTKGYPIAGPTNLVLSQCYTSAAVANDVKDFLTKHYDAGNLLPGDHLLVALSQDTRDAILNTFVTGDAKNLNIGNTTVCGSYAGRG
- the gspF gene encoding type II secretion system inner membrane protein GspF yields the protein MANFRFEAADAQGAIQRGTLVADSARSARAQLRAQGLTALELREAAARRGQIELFGPRLSDSDLAWATRQLASLLAAGLPLEAALTATVEQAEKKHITDTFTAVRADVRGGQRFSDTLSARPRDFPPIYRALIKAGEDSGDLARIMERLADYIEERNALRSKVLTAFIYPAIVGCVSICIVIFLLAYVVPQVVSAFSQARQELPFITQAMLAASEYVRQWGALNALVLVLLFGLWRWTQRAEAARLAWHARVLRLPMIGRFALGVNTARFASTLAILSDAGVPLLRGLEAARQTLGNECLRRAVLDATARIEGGSGLGAALRQQKVFPPLLCHLVSSGEKTGTLSRMLDRAAQTLSSDIERRAMAMTALLEPIMILTMGAVVLVIVLAVMLPIMEINQMVG
- the gspE gene encoding type II secretion system ATPase GspE translates to MSAPAGEAAPGAGTRLPYAWARAQRALLRRAGDGDELVVSPLTPSWAITEVRRRHGPVPLRQAADAELESLLTAAYADAGDAAAVVGAAENEVDLDRLMHEMPEVTDLLDAQDDAPVIRMINALFTQAARDGASDIHIEPFETHSVVRYRVDGGLRDVVSPRKALHSALISRIKIMAHLDIAEKRLPQDGRIALRVGGRPIDIRVSTVPTGHGERAVLRLLDKEAGRLKLERLGMAPGVLAELDRLVHQPHGIVLVTGPTGSGKTTTLYAALGQIDAATSNVLTVEDPVEYDLPGISQIQVNAKIDMSFAVALRAILRQDPDVIMIGEIRDLETAQIAVQASLTGHLVLATLHTNDSVSALTRLTDMGVEPFLLASSLLGVLAQRLVRRLCPDCKRPAPEGGHFLPVGCPACNHTGYRGRTGIHELYVIDDEQRRLIHEGAGEQQLRVAAQRSGMKVMREDGERWVRDGQTAPEEIIRVTRDG
- the gspD gene encoding type II secretion system secretin GspD, which gives rise to MTQYRLPQAARTTARRKVVSMAVLAALAGCSTPDGGRRADAPQTGLDGLPPLAMTLAPTAQARATPAPEAARAQPLRTAQASRAVGGDKRAAPLSAQADAGQKTSDTPAANVPPGKPAAAAQEGVLLNFVDADIPAVLRVLAKFTGKQFLVDPRVKGTLTLVSQGPVAPDAAYGMLLGALRMQGYAAVDVAGGTRVMPEADAKLQGGPVQSADAPAGGGVVTRTFRLSYENATALVPVLRPMIAPSNSITAYPANNTLVITDYADNLDRIGRIIASIDNPSSLVTEVVKVRQGIAVDIAGMASELLDAQRNEDPSQRVVVVADPRANSVIVRSGSPGRAKLARDLIRQLDSSQTDPDNLHVVYLRNAQATHLARVLRGVLTGESDGGGAGGDAAARAALGPGGAFGGGLGNSSGNANGQQANTSGASASGAGQNNGTGAGARSGYNGRGTDALGPGTTGRKGQDGSAFSANGVTVNADATTNTLIISAPEPMYRSLRKVIDLLDQRRAQVLVESLIVEITENDGAELGIQWLAGGGRVFGGANFGKDTFTPGGKNSIQALPKGGLSIGVISGTINIPGVGEVANLGVLARAMQTKGGSNVLSTPNLLTLDNEPASIMVGKTVPFVSGQYITPGSTNSNPFQTIQREDIGLKLNIRPQISEGGTVKLDIYQEVSSIDRTADVAAGLVTNKRAMDTSVLLDDGQIMVLGGLLEDSVTNSRDQVPVLGSIPVLGSLFRYDTRGRSKTNLMVFLRPYVVRDSAGGMGLTQSRYNYMRRVQSQVQPADHPLLPDMRAPVLPPAGVPVAGQPYDFRAGSLEQTLRREPPATQGTTEPRQLAAVKSPADERTEVRTRLPAGLTVASDPAALYGQPDARNTVLQFADVATEAEATAVSRRVQVSGLKAYTLSGPGGQSYVVRASVPRDQRSVDTALQLLRELGYQPEMVLGL